The genomic region AGCTTGGATCGGTCTGGAGGAGATTGGGCTCGAAGGTCACCGTGCTGGAGTACTTCAAGAGAATTCTGCCCGGCATGGATTCTGAAATGGCTGATGAAGCGCTTCGCATTTTCCGGAGGCAAGGTTTGGAATTCCGGCTTGGGACGAAGGTGACTTCCGGCAGAATCGTTGGAAAGGACTGCGTCGTGGAAATCGAGGGAGAGGAGCCGATGCGGGGTGATCGCGTCCTCGTTTCGGTAGGCCGTTCATCCAACATTGAAGGCTTGGGACTTGAAGGGATCGGGATCAACCTCGACGAGAAAGGCCGGATATCCGTGAACGATCAGTTCGAAACATCGGTGAAAGGCATCTTCGCCGTGGGCGACGTCATCCGCGGACCGATGCTGGCCCACAAGGCTTCCGAAGAGGGCATCGCGTGTGTCGAGCGTCTCATCACGGGTTACGGGCACGTGAACTATGAGGCCATCCCGGGAATCGTTTATACCCAGCCGGAAATTGCCTCCGTCGGGAAAACGGAAGACGATTTGAAGGAAGCCGGTATCAAATATCGCAAGGGCACTTTTCCTTTTGTGGCGAACGGTCGGGCTCGCTGCCTCGGCCACCGCGAGGGAAGCGTGAAAGTGCTGGCGAATGCGGAAACCGATCGCGTTCTCGGCGTTCATATCATCGGTCCTCGGGCAGGCGACTTGATCGCAGAGGCCGCCGTCGCCATCGACTACGCTGCAACCAGCGAAGATCTGGCTCGCTCCTGCCACGCCCACCCCACTCTTTCCGAAGCCCTTCGCGAGGCCGCCCTCGCGGTGGACAAGCGCGCGATCCACGCGTGACACGAATTCAGGTCCTCAACCGGACCTGTCCCTCACCCAAGGAAGACCTCGAACTCGACGACCGCTTGCTTGACGAATGCGACCGCGGCAAGCATGGGCCGGCACTTCGATTCTGGGAGTCTCCAGTGCATTGCGTCGTCCTCGGCACCTCGTCCCAACCGGAGCGAGACGTCAACGACTCTGAGTGTGAGCGGCTGAACATTTCGATTCTGAGGCGCTCCAGCGGTGGCGGAACCGTACTCATCGGTCCCGGCTGCCTGAACTTCTCTCTTGTGCTCCCCATTCCAGAATCCGGCCCCCTCCGGAACATCCAGGACACAACCTGTTTCATCCTCACTCGCCACCGTGCCGCGTTGGAGCCAATTCTCGGAGCGCCGATCGAATCCCAGGGAACAAGCGATCTCACTCTGGGAGGCCGCAAGTTCTCCGGTAATGCCCAGCGCCGCAAGCGCCGCGCCCTCCTCTTCCACGGAACGTTCCTGTACGATTTCGATCTCTCCCTCGTTGAGCGGGTCCTCCACGCACCGCTTCGGCAGCCTGCCTATCGATCCGAGCGATCCCACAAGGATTTCCTGATAAACCTGCCCCTGCTGCCCGGACGGATCAGAAAGGTCTTGGAAGGCGCTTGGTCCTCTGGTTATTCCGAAAGTCTCCAAGTTTGCTCTGCTCCCACACGCTCCGATTCCACCCACCCCTCAAATTCGAAAGCCAATTGACGCAGGCCCGAAGCAAGCGACTGGCGTCATCTTGAGCTGGCCGATTCATTTGTAGTCGCGCCGAACTGTGAACACCATTGACGGCTTTCCACAAACGGCTCGCAGCCCCGGTTGGTCCCATTGGGGGCGAAGTCGGAAGAAAGTCGGAATTCGCGGATCTCCCGGCCTGTGGATCGCATTCTCGACCTTTCCGCACTCCTCCGCTCCTCGATTCATCACGCTGCGTGTGGTTCCCGCCGACATTCCCTCCACCTCCAAGAGCAGGGACAAGAATGCCATGGAACAACCTTGAGAAGAGCCTCCGCGGCAACCCTGTCGAAGGGTGAGGCCTTATTCTGGGAGCACCCGATAGCCCGTCCAGTCGTGGATCATGAGGCCGGATATTCCGCCCTCCGCTGGAGTGGCTCCGATCGCGGAAATGAAATCCCCCACCTTCTTTTTGGAGGTCCCGGAGAGAGTTCTATTTCCTTTTCCTGCGGACGGGATCTCCCGATAGCCCGAGCTTTTTTCGGAGGAAACCCCGCACTCGCTTCATTCGCTGCGCGGCTGTGCGCGCCTCGGCGGGGGAGGCTTCCTCCCCAGGGTATCGGATCTCGACGGAATAGGGTTTCAGAGCCGCAGTGTCGCGGCGGAGTACTTCCATAAGGGGATCCTTCTCGACAGCTTCACTCAGGAGATGCTCCAGATCGTGCGTCTTCGGAAACGTGATCCGGTGAAGAACCAGAAAGCCTTTCAGGTATTTCTCGACACATTGCTGCGCGTGGAAACAAGCCACATCGGGTGCGTGAACCAACCGACCTCTGACCAAGAGATTGGCTACAAGGAAGTCCTGTTCCGCTTACCTCACCCACTCGTCGACATCCCGATCCCTAGCTCTTGCCATTTCTATCGTAAAGGATCTTGCCCTTGGCCAGCACTTCTTGCCAGAAAGGCCGAAATCCTGTTCTGAGCCGTTCAATTTCGGAAGGTGTTCGAACCAAGATGTCCATGGAGATGGTCCCAGGGTGGCAAGCCAGAGAAATGTCTGTTGCCCGTGCCGCAGGACGTTTGCGACTCCTCATGATGACCAGAAGGTCCACGTCGCTATCCGGGCCAGGCTTGCCGTAGGCATGGGAGCCGAACAGAATGATCTTGTCGGGACGAAAGTTCTCGACAATCTTCCTTGCTATCTCTTGCAATAGACCGGGAGATACATGCATCGTTGAAAGGTTACACCCGTGGGCGGGCAAACGGAAAACCGAGAAGGCTGGGGTCGACGCCTATGAACGAGTCCGCTTCATTCGGGGAGCACCCGATAGCCAGTCCAATCGTGGATCATGACGCCGGAGAGGCCGGATGCGGCGGGGCTTGAACCGATTTCGGAGATGAATTCCGACACGCGTTTCTTCGATCGGCCGGCGAAAGACAGGCGCTCGGGGCGCACGAGGTATCTCTCACGGATCCGAAAGCTTGGAATACCATCGGCGGCAGGCGGCGCGAAAATCAGCCGAGAGGTCTGTGCCTCCACGCGCGCTTGGGCCAGGAGGGGATCCGCTTCCCGAACCAGCACGATATGCTCTTCGAGCGCCAGAGGGCGGGTCTCTATCGCGAGCCAAACCGGGACGCCGGTAAGTCTCGAATAGCGAATCCAATCGCCGGAGATATCGAAAAGTTCTCCCCGATCGGTCCGATAGCTCATCACCGCCACGTCATCGACGATGTTCATCACCGAAAATCCGACGGGACGACCCTCCACGCGCCGCTGATTGAACCAGAACGGCATGACCACGGACAAGCTCGATCGCTCGCCGACCAGCGCCGCCAGACGCGAAATCAGCTCCACGTATTTTCGATCCCCTATTTCGGGGTCGGCAGCAAACTGCGGAAGTAGGTACGGCTCAATGTCCAGTTGAATACCCGCGGCGGCGTTTCCAGGCAGTGAGAGAGCCTTTTCCACCCTCCCGACCAGCGGATCGGGGTTGAGCACCGCTTCGGGATATCCGTCCAAGGCGAGGGACTCGATTCCCTGCTTCTGCGCGGCGCTCAAGAGCTCACCGTAGGCCTTCCAGACTTCCTCCCCTTCCGCAAGGTCCGGGATCTGGATCGAAAGCCTCGTACATTGAAGCGAGAGGCAAGTCTCGATGGTACGCCTTGGATCCTGCAGGGCATCCTTGTACTCCCAGAGCCAGAGGCCCGTCCTCAATGGCAAGCTGGAATCCGACGATATCGCCGCCAATCGAGCTTTGTCGATGGTCACGCTTTTTCCACCCTTCCCCAGCGTCACGACGAAACCGGCGAGACGGCGCAAATCCACCGAAGGCGCAATCGAGGCCAGCGGAAGGGTAAGGTCCAATTTTCCGTTCGACTTTGCCACCTCGGTCCCCGCTCCGATCGATGGACCGATCCGGTCGGCCAGCGAGAACGTGAACGCTGCGATACCTGACACTTTCAGAGCCAGCGAACCGAACGAAAGAACATCCAGCAGGTCGTCCTTTCCCCCGAAGGGTATCAGCCACCGACAGCCCGCATGCGCGTTGCCTTTCGGCGTCAGTCGGTAGGACTTCGCAGACCTGACGACGTCGCTTTCGCATCCGTTCTGCGCGACGGGATCACCCAGACGCGGCAGGAGGTCAACGGCGGGTCCGGAAAGCACTTCGATCCTGGGTTCCACGGACACAGTCAAAGCGAATCGAAAGGTCACGGACGGTTTTTTGCCTTCGATCAGAACGACTTCGATTTCCTGGACATCCGGACCGGGAATCGTCTCAAGTGGGATTTCGGTTCCATTGGAGGCTCCCGACATGGCGGCAGGGCAGACCATCAGAAGGAGTGTGCAGCGCGCGACGCGGCACAGCGCGCGAATTCGCATCCCCTTCAATTGGCCTACCATCGGCCGAGTACGCCCACGCTCGCACCGACTCCCCAAGGAGTCCGCTCGGCATCATTGAAGGACACGAGCAGCGACACCCCTAGATGCCTGGAAAAGTACCGTTGCGCCCTCGCAAGAATGTCAGTGGCGTATCGGAGATCCAGCCGGGGCCCGGGTCCCAGGACGATCACCTGCCGCCCAAGGGCGCCGCCGATCTCCACGAAATCATCCCCCGATTCGAAGAAGTATCTCGCCGAGCCGGCGCCCCGATATCCGATTTCACCGTGGCTGGGGTTGGCGAAGGCCCGCCCCCGCAGGTACCAGTTCCCGAGATAGCGGCCGAGGGAAATTCCCGGCATGTTCACTACGCTCTCCTTGAACATCATGTTTCTATAACTGGCGGAAACCTCCCAGCCCCCTCCAAAGCCTTGGAACAACTCCGCGTACACATCCGCCGTCGGCATGACGTCGGGATCGAACACCCCCTGGACTCTGAGATTGCCATAGGCCCGGCTCCAAAGGCCGAAGTAGGAGTCGAGCGCCACTCCCTCATCCCATTTGCCGAATCGGGAGACTCGAAAACCCTCCAAAATCAGCGAGGCCGGAGCGAACTTCCGCTCGAGGCTACCGGTGAACACGTGCCAGTCGGCTTGATCCTTTTCGAACCGCTGAAACTCGTACCGAGCGGAGGACTTCCAGGGAAACTCACTCTCACGGGCCAACGTCGAATCGGCTCCGAAGAGGATCGAAACAGCAAATCCCGCCGCGGCCACCCCACCCTTCATCAGGCGCAAGCGTTCGCACCCACCCCCACCCGAACCCTCCCCCGTCGAGGGGGAGGGGGTAGGCGCAGGCTTTATGCCTGCGTCCGAAGACGCACCCGTAAAGGGTGCGGCTACCGTCCCTTCCCCCCTTGCGGGGGAAGGTGAGGATGGGGGGTGCTCATCGCGTGCCATCACGCCATCGCCCCCTCCGTTACTCTTCGGGGACGACGAAAGGTACACCATCCAATCACGCCGTCGCCCTCTCCGTCTCAAAGCCCTTGCGAGCCAGCGTTCCCCAGGTCTTCACCCCCCGGACGGACGAGAGAAATCCGCGAACCCGCCAGTAGGTCGAGAATTGGCGGTAGCCGAAGTTCTCGGCGAAGGCGAGAAGGAACAACCGAAACAGGTCGCCGGTCTTCGGATACCTCCTCATTGAGAGTTCCTCCAATCCAACCGCCATGATCGAGAGCGAAACACCGAAGACCACGGCCACCATCAGGAAGGCGAAGACATAGGACGGAGGCGTGTTCCCCAGGGCCACGGTGCCGATGAACGCCAGATAACCTCCCAGTTCGATCACCGGACCCAACATTTCCAGAAAGAAGAAATACGGGAAAGCGATCAGCCCAATTCGCCCGTAACGCGGGTTGAGCAACATTCGTGAATGCCGAAGCAACGAGTCCATTAAGCCCCGCTGCCAGCGATCCCTCTGGCGGGCGAGCTGTTTGATCGATTCGGGACATTCCGTCCACGCCACCGGATCGGGAACGAAGGATATCTTGTATTTCATGCCTTTCTCGCGGCAGTACCGGTGCAGGCGTACCACCAGCTCCATGTCTTCCCCCACCGTATCCGTGGCATAACCGCCCACCTCCACCACGGGCCCGCGCTTGAACAGCCCGAAGGCTCCCGAAATGATCAGGGTGGAATCCATCGCATCCCAACCCATGCGTCCCGACAAGAAAGCACGGAGATACTCCAGGACCTGTATCCGGGCCAGGAATTTTCGCGGAAGCCCAACGGAGGTGACGCGGCCCTGCACGACCCTGCACCCGTTCACGACACGAATGATCCCCCCGGCGGCGACGGTCGTCGCATCCTCCATGAAGGGGCGGACGATGCGAAGGAGCCCATCGCGTTCCAGAACGCTGTCGGCGTCCATCGCGCAGTAGAGGGGCGTCCGGCAGAAATTGATGCCGGCGTTCAAGGCATCGGCCTTCCCGCCATTGTCCTTGTCGATCACCCAAAGATTGGGATGCCGCCGGCTGCGATAGGTACCCCTCACCCGTTTGGTGGGAATTTCGGACGTCGGATACCTCGCGGCGGGAGCGAGATCGAACGCCTCTTTCATGCGATCCAAGGTGCGATCCCGGGAACCGTCGTTCACCAGCAGGACATCGTAGTCGGAATAGCGGAGCCCGAGAAAGGACCGCACCGCATCCACGCAGGTTTTTTCCTCGTTGAACGCGGGCGCGATCAGGGTGATGGGAGGGGGACCCGCCGACGCGATGAGATTTTCGAAATCGAGGGCCCGCATCCGCTTCGCGTATCGCCGGAGGGCGCCAAAGGCGAATAGGCTGGTGATCAGGTAGGCCGTGTTGAGCAGCACGAAGTACAGGAGGACGATCGCATTGATCGCGCCGATCGCCTGCCATATCCGGTGGATGATCACGCGGCCGACTCCAGAATCTGCTGGGCCAGGATGTGTCTCGGATGGCTTGGGGCCTCTGCGATGGCCTCGAGGATTCCGTCTGCTCCGATCCCCTTCAGCGCGGTGGCCGCCTGGATGGCCACCCAAGGAGACTTGTCCATGAAGGCCCGCCGGAGGACGGCCACATCCTCCATGTCACCCAGCCTTCCCAAGGCTCCGATGGCTTGGGCCCGAATGGAAAAGTGACTCGATTTCGCCTGGCGCCGGATGAGGTCAAGGTGTTCGGGGCGTCCGACCGCGCCCAACAACCGCAGGCACGCGGCCACAAGATCCACACTCTGTTCCGTTTCGATGATCGCCGCGGCCCTTTCCGCCGCCGAAAATTGATTCAGGCGGAGCAGGGCCTCGGCGGCCACCGAACGAGCGGAGGTTTGCTTTTCGGGGTCTGAGAGAAAGCCTTCGAGTTGCGGGGCCAATTCCGGCCCCACAGCCGCGAGCATGGC from Nitrospirota bacterium harbors:
- the yaiO gene encoding YaiO family outer membrane beta-barrel protein translates to MKGGVAAAGFAVSILFGADSTLARESEFPWKSSARYEFQRFEKDQADWHVFTGSLERKFAPASLILEGFRVSRFGKWDEGVALDSYFGLWSRAYGNLRVQGVFDPDVMPTADVYAELFQGFGGGWEVSASYRNMMFKESVVNMPGISLGRYLGNWYLRGRAFANPSHGEIGYRGAGSARYFFESGDDFVEIGGALGRQVIVLGPGPRLDLRYATDILARAQRYFSRHLGVSLLVSFNDAERTPWGVGASVGVLGRW
- a CDS encoding HEPN domain-containing protein, yielding MACFHAQQCVEKYLKGFLVLHRITFPKTHDLEHLLSEAVEKDPLMEVLRRDTAALKPYSVEIRYPGEEASPAEARTAAQRMKRVRGFLRKKLGLSGDPVRRKRK
- a CDS encoding glycosyltransferase family 2 protein; amino-acid sequence: MWQAIGAINAIVLLYFVLLNTAYLITSLFAFGALRRYAKRMRALDFENLIASAGPPPITLIAPAFNEEKTCVDAVRSFLGLRYSDYDVLLVNDGSRDRTLDRMKEAFDLAPAARYPTSEIPTKRVRGTYRSRRHPNLWVIDKDNGGKADALNAGINFCRTPLYCAMDADSVLERDGLLRIVRPFMEDATTVAAGGIIRVVNGCRVVQGRVTSVGLPRKFLARIQVLEYLRAFLSGRMGWDAMDSTLIISGAFGLFKRGPVVEVGGYATDTVGEDMELVVRLHRYCREKGMKYKISFVPDPVAWTECPESIKQLARQRDRWQRGLMDSLLRHSRMLLNPRYGRIGLIAFPYFFFLEMLGPVIELGGYLAFIGTVALGNTPPSYVFAFLMVAVVFGVSLSIMAVGLEELSMRRYPKTGDLFRLFLLAFAENFGYRQFSTYWRVRGFLSSVRGVKTWGTLARKGFETERATA
- the lpdA gene encoding dihydrolipoyl dehydrogenase — its product is MEKKRHDLLVIGSGPGGYVAAIRAAQLGWNVGCVDSEKVSGGTCLRVGCIPSKAMLESSDIYWEAKAGLKDHGVVISDLKLDLAAMLKRKNDIVNILTKGVDGLFAKNKVKRYVGRARIEAPSRVVVAATANAKSGAANEISVEAEHILIATGSVPATLPGVEMDGGRIGTSTDALEFPEVPKHLIVIGAGFIGLELGSVWRRLGSKVTVLEYFKRILPGMDSEMADEALRIFRRQGLEFRLGTKVTSGRIVGKDCVVEIEGEEPMRGDRVLVSVGRSSNIEGLGLEGIGINLDEKGRISVNDQFETSVKGIFAVGDVIRGPMLAHKASEEGIACVERLITGYGHVNYEAIPGIVYTQPEIASVGKTEDDLKEAGIKYRKGTFPFVANGRARCLGHREGSVKVLANAETDRVLGVHIIGPRAGDLIAEAAVAIDYAATSEDLARSCHAHPTLSEALREAALAVDKRAIHA
- a CDS encoding nucleotidyltransferase domain-containing protein; this encodes MQEIARKIVENFRPDKIILFGSHAYGKPGPDSDVDLLVIMRSRKRPAARATDISLACHPGTISMDILVRTPSEIERLRTGFRPFWQEVLAKGKILYDRNGKS
- a CDS encoding lipoate--protein ligase family protein — encoded protein: MTRIQVLNRTCPSPKEDLELDDRLLDECDRGKHGPALRFWESPVHCVVLGTSSQPERDVNDSECERLNISILRRSSGGGTVLIGPGCLNFSLVLPIPESGPLRNIQDTTCFILTRHRAALEPILGAPIESQGTSDLTLGGRKFSGNAQRRKRRALLFHGTFLYDFDLSLVERVLHAPLRQPAYRSERSHKDFLINLPLLPGRIRKVLEGAWSSGYSESLQVCSAPTRSDSTHPSNSKAN